From Vibrio tritonius, the proteins below share one genomic window:
- a CDS encoding ATP synthase subunit I, producing MEANSTSKAIMLAGRRILFAQAALGVLFVIGAFLFAGQLSGTSAFTGVLIAIFPSFLGMGLAAIKSRSKPSESLRNLMNLSRNTKMIYTIIMFVLTFRLLALRNIVVLVAFSVAMLGHFITPLFTDQNEGKA from the coding sequence ATGGAAGCTAATAGTACCAGCAAAGCGATTATGTTGGCTGGACGAAGAATACTTTTCGCTCAAGCTGCCTTGGGAGTGTTATTTGTGATCGGGGCATTCCTATTTGCTGGGCAGTTGAGTGGAACATCGGCGTTTACAGGAGTGCTTATCGCTATTTTCCCTTCTTTTTTGGGAATGGGGTTAGCGGCCATTAAATCGAGGTCTAAACCTTCGGAGAGCTTAAGGAACTTAATGAATTTAAGCCGCAATACTAAAATGATATACACCATCATTATGTTTGTATTGACCTTTAGATTGCTAGCTCTGCGTAACATCGTCGTTTTAGTTGCATTCAGTGTGGCAATGCTTGGGCATTTTATCACCCCACTGTTTACCGACCAAAACGAAGGGAAGGCATAG
- a CDS encoding exoribonuclease R — MQQDYRYDCLAQTSKEELTELAMRMLHRLVPEPVVREIFHFEEQETATDERQQEAYFDATLRLHAVALGEIPAQFSQSQNAEQNIERMCRLILWHFYAIGFQLDRVIPLETHCEEAEQRVSTRPNDALEWSTALTQLLYRYSEVNQAHVYG; from the coding sequence ATGCAACAAGACTACCGTTACGACTGTTTAGCTCAAACCAGCAAAGAAGAACTGACCGAACTTGCTATGCGAATGTTACACCGTTTAGTTCCTGAACCGGTTGTACGCGAGATTTTCCACTTTGAAGAACAAGAAACCGCAACAGACGAACGGCAGCAAGAAGCGTACTTTGACGCAACTTTACGTTTACATGCTGTTGCATTAGGTGAAATCCCAGCGCAATTTTCCCAATCTCAAAATGCGGAACAAAACATTGAGCGTATGTGTCGTCTGATTCTGTGGCACTTTTATGCGATTGGGTTCCAACTTGATCGTGTTATACCTTTAGAAACCCATTGTGAAGAAGCTGAACAACGTGTTTCTACTCGCCCAAACGATGCCTTGGAATGGTCAACCGCATTAACTCAGCTGTTGTACCGCTATTCTGAAGTGAACCAAGCCCACGTTTACGGCTAG
- the atpB gene encoding F0F1 ATP synthase subunit A, whose protein sequence is MAKVETAHEYIEHHLTFLTQGEGFWGINIDSMFMVWLLGLVFILSFRYAISKSTKGVPSRFQCLIELIFEFVENLCSEIFQSKDRLIGPLSLTIFVWVLLMNAIDLLPVDLIPQLTQAMGIGHFRALPSADINITMSMALSVFVLVLGYTFKSKGLSGFIKELTTQPFTSPVLYPVNFVLELITLISKPISLGLRLFGNMYAGEMIFILIALMPWWIQWLLSVPWALFHILIVVLQAFIFMVLTIVYLAMANEESH, encoded by the coding sequence ATGGCAAAAGTGGAAACCGCTCATGAGTATATTGAGCACCACCTAACATTCCTGACCCAAGGGGAAGGATTTTGGGGTATCAATATCGACTCCATGTTTATGGTTTGGTTACTAGGTCTCGTATTCATACTTTCGTTTCGCTATGCAATTAGTAAAAGTACGAAAGGAGTACCAAGCCGTTTTCAATGTCTAATTGAGTTAATATTTGAGTTTGTTGAAAACCTTTGTAGCGAAATATTTCAGTCTAAAGACCGATTAATTGGTCCACTGTCATTAACGATTTTCGTATGGGTTTTATTGATGAATGCGATCGACTTATTACCAGTTGATTTGATTCCTCAGTTAACACAAGCAATGGGCATTGGTCATTTCCGTGCACTACCATCAGCAGATATAAATATTACTATGTCGATGGCATTGAGTGTATTTGTCTTAGTTCTAGGTTATACATTTAAAAGTAAAGGGCTATCTGGGTTTATCAAAGAATTAACAACTCAGCCATTTACTTCACCAGTGTTATACCCAGTTAACTTTGTATTGGAATTGATAACGTTAATATCCAAACCAATTTCATTAGGTTTGCGATTGTTTGGCAATATGTATGCAGGTGAAATGATATTTATCCTAATTGCATTAATGCCTTGGTGGATTCAATGGTTACTTAGTGTGCCATGGGCTCTGTTTCATATATTAATTGTTGTACTTCAGGCCTTTATTTTCATGGTATTGACCATTGTTTATTTAGCTATGGCCAACGAAGAAAGCCATTAA
- a CDS encoding Lrp/AsnC family transcriptional regulator gives MIPLDAFDRHILELLQQHCRLSSESIAEQVGLSSSAVQRRIKRLRDENIIEQEVTIVAHEASIHPMSFLASLEIERDNYTVLKELTRWANEQTCVQQLFYVTGNIDVMLVVTAKTTKAYDGFIQSLMDQFPQIKRVTTNVVIDQPIKSLSIPTRE, from the coding sequence ATGATCCCATTGGATGCGTTTGATCGCCATATACTTGAATTACTTCAGCAGCATTGCCGACTATCTAGTGAATCTATAGCAGAGCAAGTTGGTTTGTCGTCATCTGCGGTACAACGACGAATAAAGCGGTTACGCGATGAGAATATCATTGAGCAAGAAGTTACCATCGTCGCCCATGAAGCGAGCATACACCCGATGTCATTTCTCGCCAGCCTTGAAATCGAGCGAGATAACTACACGGTTTTAAAAGAATTAACTCGTTGGGCTAATGAGCAAACCTGTGTTCAGCAACTCTTTTATGTCACAGGCAATATTGACGTGATGTTGGTAGTTACCGCAAAAACAACCAAAGCGTACGATGGCTTTATCCAATCTTTGATGGACCAGTTCCCCCAAATAAAACGAGTGACAACCAATGTCGTCATAGACCAACCCATCAAAAGCCTAAGCATTCCAACACGGGAGTAG
- a CDS encoding helix-turn-helix domain-containing protein, with translation MQLNENDRTALYDVWMSQKAKMQITQMEMTKRLGVSQMEFSQLLRGSAPLTMSFVSKFCQQLHVEPYNVLPTLKRQYAGGDVVVHLQSRISVDGEIQNIHVEGNQVIIDYTHQAK, from the coding sequence ATGCAACTGAATGAAAATGACCGAACTGCGCTTTATGACGTGTGGATGTCACAAAAAGCAAAAATGCAAATCACGCAAATGGAAATGACTAAGCGTTTAGGCGTGAGCCAGATGGAGTTCTCCCAATTGCTAAGAGGTAGTGCACCGCTAACGATGTCATTTGTCAGCAAGTTTTGTCAACAACTGCATGTTGAGCCTTACAATGTACTGCCTACGCTAAAACGTCAGTATGCGGGTGGTGATGTTGTCGTGCATTTGCAAAGTCGGATCAGTGTGGATGGGGAGATTCAAAATATCCATGTAGAAGGTAATCAAGTGATTATTGATTACACTCACCAAGCAAAATAA
- the atpA gene encoding F0F1 ATP synthase subunit alpha produces MQLNSNEISELIKGRIASFDLVTEAKNEGTIVSVSDGIITIHGLSDVMQGEMIELPDNRFALALNLERHSVGAVVMGPYADLSEGMKVKGTGRILEVPVGTELLGRVVNTLGQPIDGKGSIDAKQFKPVEVIAPGVIERKSVDQPIQTGYKSVDAMIPIGRGQRELIIGDRQTGKTAMAIDAIINQKSLGVKCIYVAIGQKASTIANVVRKLEEHDALSNTIVVVASASEAAALQYLAPYSGCTMGEYFRDRGEDALIVYDDLSKQAVAYRQISLLLKRPPGREAFPGDVFYLHSRLLERAARVNAEYVERMTNGEVKGKTGSLTALPIIETQAGDVSAFVPTNVISITDGQIFLQTELFNSGLRPAVDPGISVSRVGGAAQTKIMKKLSGGIRTALAQYRELAAFAQFSSDLDEATRRQLDHGEKVTELMKQKQYSPMTVAEQALVIFSAEKGFLNDVALADVTQYEENLLAYAHNNHADFMKHIDETGAYGDEEEKQLFSLMESFTAQQ; encoded by the coding sequence ATGCAATTAAATTCAAATGAAATCAGTGAACTGATCAAAGGGCGTATCGCTAGTTTTGATCTGGTCACTGAAGCAAAAAACGAAGGGACAATTGTCTCTGTGAGCGATGGTATCATCACAATTCACGGTCTTTCTGACGTGATGCAAGGTGAAATGATCGAACTCCCTGATAATCGCTTTGCGTTGGCACTTAACCTTGAACGTCACTCAGTGGGCGCCGTGGTTATGGGTCCATACGCTGACCTTTCTGAAGGTATGAAAGTGAAAGGGACTGGCCGTATCCTAGAAGTACCGGTTGGTACTGAATTGCTAGGTCGTGTGGTGAATACACTAGGTCAGCCAATTGATGGTAAAGGTTCAATTGATGCGAAACAGTTTAAACCTGTTGAAGTGATTGCCCCTGGGGTTATCGAACGTAAATCGGTAGACCAACCTATTCAAACGGGTTACAAATCGGTTGATGCCATGATTCCAATCGGCCGTGGTCAACGTGAATTGATCATCGGTGACCGTCAAACGGGTAAAACTGCGATGGCGATCGATGCGATCATCAACCAAAAATCGCTCGGCGTTAAATGTATTTACGTAGCGATTGGCCAAAAAGCGTCAACTATTGCTAACGTAGTTCGTAAACTTGAAGAGCATGATGCGCTATCCAACACTATCGTGGTTGTGGCATCGGCTTCTGAAGCGGCTGCACTGCAATACCTAGCGCCTTACTCTGGCTGTACCATGGGGGAATACTTCCGTGACCGCGGTGAAGATGCGCTTATCGTATACGATGATTTGTCAAAACAAGCGGTTGCTTACCGTCAAATTTCATTGCTACTAAAACGTCCACCAGGCCGTGAAGCATTCCCTGGCGACGTATTCTACTTGCACTCTCGTCTACTAGAACGTGCAGCGCGTGTTAACGCAGAATACGTAGAGCGCATGACTAATGGTGAAGTGAAAGGTAAAACCGGTTCATTAACTGCGCTACCAATCATTGAAACTCAAGCGGGTGACGTATCAGCGTTCGTACCAACCAACGTAATTTCGATCACCGATGGTCAAATCTTCCTACAAACTGAACTGTTCAACTCAGGCCTACGTCCAGCGGTTGACCCAGGTATCTCAGTATCTCGTGTAGGTGGTGCGGCGCAAACTAAGATCATGAAAAAACTGTCTGGTGGTATTCGTACTGCATTGGCTCAATACCGTGAATTGGCAGCGTTTGCTCAGTTCTCATCTGACCTAGATGAAGCGACTCGTCGCCAACTTGACCACGGTGAAAAAGTGACTGAGCTGATGAAACAGAAACAGTACTCGCCAATGACAGTTGCTGAACAGGCCCTGGTGATCTTCTCTGCTGAGAAAGGTTTCTTAAACGATGTTGCGTTAGCCGATGTTACTCAGTACGAAGAAAACCTATTGGCATACGCGCACAATAATCACGCTGATTTCATGAAACACATCGATGAAACAGGTGCTTACGGTGACGAAGAAGAGAAACAGCTGTTCAGTTTGATGGAATCGTTCACTGCCCAGCAATAA
- a CDS encoding F0F1 ATP synthase subunit B — MNINATMLGQVISFVIFAWLCMKYVWPPLVKLLDERRAEIAKGLEHADDAAKELELAKANGATLVAEARDKAKSIVAQGKQRQEKMIEEAVELASKEKDRIIAEGRAEIEVERNRLRQELQAEMADMVIESASKLISRNLDSEANRDLVNRFIKEL, encoded by the coding sequence ATGAACATTAATGCAACAATGCTTGGCCAAGTGATTTCCTTCGTGATTTTCGCGTGGCTGTGCATGAAATACGTATGGCCACCACTCGTCAAACTGTTGGATGAACGCCGCGCAGAAATCGCTAAAGGTCTGGAACATGCAGATGATGCTGCAAAAGAGCTTGAATTAGCAAAGGCTAACGGCGCCACCTTGGTTGCAGAAGCTCGTGATAAAGCCAAATCAATCGTTGCTCAAGGCAAACAGCGTCAAGAGAAAATGATTGAAGAAGCGGTTGAGCTGGCCAGCAAAGAGAAGGACCGCATTATCGCGGAAGGCAGAGCGGAAATTGAAGTTGAACGTAACCGCCTGCGTCAGGAGCTGCAAGCTGAAATGGCCGATATGGTCATTGAAAGTGCAAGCAAACTGATCAGCCGTAATCTTGACAGCGAAGCGAATCGTGACTTGGTTAATCGATTCATTAAAGAGCTTTAG
- a CDS encoding amino acid ABC transporter permease — protein sequence MQSKSSRWVGHGIYVLIMIMMIGAIYGAGKSINYNWHWDRLWPYVINTDMQDIRAEGDGTAFLKDNKLIIQFDQSDTPQVIQNYSRLTVSDGDTIYLGDTVAQVSQWRFGPIATGLWVTIKISFISLFFAIFLGLLFGLMRISKNHTARDLSLTYVELIRGTPLLVQIFIVYFFIGTVLDFDRFTAGVVALSVFTGAYVAEIIRAGIQAIPTGQMEAARSLGMNYAQAMIYIILPQAMKKTLPPLAGQFINLIKDSSLVSVISITDLTKAGREVVSGSFAPFEVWFTVAALYLVVTGSLSWAIQRLEKRLSASD from the coding sequence ATGCAGTCAAAATCCTCACGTTGGGTTGGACATGGAATTTATGTCCTTATCATGATTATGATGATCGGTGCCATTTATGGCGCAGGTAAAAGCATCAATTACAATTGGCATTGGGACAGACTTTGGCCCTATGTGATCAACACCGATATGCAAGATATTCGAGCAGAGGGTGATGGCACTGCCTTTTTGAAAGACAACAAACTGATTATCCAGTTTGATCAGTCAGATACGCCACAGGTCATTCAAAACTATTCAAGATTAACGGTGAGTGACGGCGATACCATCTATTTAGGTGATACGGTTGCACAGGTCAGCCAATGGCGATTTGGGCCGATAGCGACTGGTTTGTGGGTCACCATCAAAATCTCTTTTATTTCCCTCTTCTTTGCTATTTTTCTTGGTTTGCTCTTTGGGTTAATGCGGATATCTAAGAACCACACCGCTAGAGATTTATCATTAACCTATGTCGAGTTAATTCGTGGTACGCCACTCCTAGTGCAAATCTTTATTGTCTATTTCTTTATCGGGACAGTACTGGATTTTGATCGTTTTACCGCCGGTGTTGTTGCCTTGTCGGTATTTACCGGGGCATATGTGGCTGAAATTATTCGTGCAGGAATACAAGCCATTCCAACCGGGCAGATGGAAGCGGCGCGCTCGTTAGGGATGAACTATGCGCAGGCGATGATTTACATTATTTTGCCGCAGGCGATGAAGAAAACGTTGCCACCTCTTGCGGGTCAGTTTATCAACTTGATCAAAGATTCATCATTGGTCTCTGTCATTTCGATTACCGATTTAACCAAAGCAGGTCGTGAAGTGGTCAGTGGCAGTTTTGCACCATTTGAGGTGTGGTTTACCGTTGCAGCTCTGTATTTGGTAGTAACAGGCAGCCTATCTTGGGCTATTCAACGTTTAGAGAAGAGGTTGTCAGCAAGTGACTAA
- a CDS encoding carbonic anhydrase, with protein sequence MKKLSIVVAMGALFSSATMASEWSYEGESGPQHWGKVSQTCQTGKNQSPINIEHTTEAKLKGVDVDYQGVVTSLVNNGHTLQASVSGNNTVRIDGKVFTLKQFHFHTPSENLIKSRQYPLEAHFVNADEQGNLAVIAVMYEVGKVNPQLTTLGKTLPTKGNSVSITETLPVAKLLPNTDNYYRFNGSLTTPPCSEGVRWIVLKESKMISGDQKVTWNKMMGNNNRPIQAYNARMVLDKE encoded by the coding sequence ATGAAGAAGTTGAGTATAGTGGTGGCAATGGGTGCACTGTTTTCGAGTGCAACGATGGCTTCAGAATGGAGCTATGAAGGTGAGTCCGGCCCTCAACACTGGGGTAAGGTGTCACAAACCTGCCAAACGGGTAAAAATCAGAGCCCAATCAATATCGAGCACACAACAGAAGCCAAATTAAAAGGGGTGGATGTTGATTATCAGGGGGTTGTAACCAGCTTAGTAAACAATGGTCATACGCTGCAGGCGAGTGTTTCTGGCAACAATACGGTACGTATTGATGGTAAAGTATTCACGCTCAAGCAGTTTCACTTCCACACGCCATCCGAAAATCTTATAAAAAGTCGTCAATACCCTTTAGAAGCGCATTTTGTGAATGCCGATGAACAAGGGAACCTAGCGGTCATTGCTGTAATGTATGAAGTAGGTAAGGTTAACCCGCAATTAACCACCTTGGGTAAAACACTCCCAACCAAAGGGAATTCTGTTTCTATCACTGAAACATTACCTGTTGCAAAACTGCTGCCAAACACAGATAACTACTATCGCTTTAACGGTTCATTAACCACTCCACCATGTAGTGAAGGTGTACGTTGGATTGTGCTCAAAGAATCTAAAATGATATCAGGCGATCAGAAAGTAACCTGGAATAAAATGATGGGGAATAATAACCGACCTATTCAAGCATATAATGCAAGAATGGTATTAGATAAAGAATAA
- a CDS encoding trans-sulfuration enzyme family protein, with translation MSAKSNRYTPETAAVRAFVDPEMGTQAISPSMVMSVNHCFDPQQGAFSAQGLEDLSEAPYLYAGWSNPTVDQLEQRLAHLEGAEACLTTATGMAAIAGLFLSLLKQGDHLIISDVCYAGVYEFATQVLPDYGIDVTAVDTSDITQVLSEVRKNTKLVHIETPSNPLLTLTDIKALASELKKNGTLLSVDATFSTPVITKPLVLGADFVVHSLTKFINGHGDVLGGAILGSKSHLNQVRARAGVYLGATLSAQSAWLIMRGMETLYPRMKTLCSSALSLATWLEHHPRVKRVLYPGLASHHQFELAQQQMAIFGGIIAFQVDDIDLIQQRFVNESHVFYYAFSIGHQRSLAVAMKTDELDQSTYHFTEEKRAAFRAFAGDGVIRLSIGLEATEDLQQELEHLLR, from the coding sequence ATGTCAGCGAAATCCAATCGTTATACGCCCGAAACAGCGGCAGTTCGTGCTTTTGTGGACCCTGAAATGGGAACACAGGCGATATCACCTTCGATGGTGATGTCGGTTAATCACTGTTTCGACCCACAGCAAGGGGCGTTTTCGGCGCAAGGGTTAGAAGATTTATCAGAAGCGCCATACCTGTATGCAGGGTGGAGCAATCCAACGGTTGACCAACTAGAGCAGCGCCTTGCTCATTTAGAAGGAGCAGAAGCGTGCTTGACTACAGCGACTGGCATGGCTGCCATTGCGGGGCTTTTTCTCTCTTTGCTCAAGCAGGGAGACCACCTCATCATTAGTGATGTTTGCTATGCGGGCGTGTATGAATTTGCCACGCAAGTTTTACCCGATTACGGGATAGATGTAACGGCAGTCGATACCAGTGACATAACCCAAGTGCTCAGCGAAGTGCGAAAAAACACCAAATTGGTGCATATTGAAACGCCAAGCAACCCATTATTAACCCTTACCGATATAAAAGCACTCGCCAGCGAGCTTAAAAAGAATGGCACACTATTAAGTGTGGATGCCACATTCTCAACTCCGGTGATCACAAAACCACTGGTATTAGGTGCCGATTTTGTCGTCCACTCTTTAACCAAATTTATTAACGGTCATGGCGACGTTTTGGGCGGTGCAATATTGGGGAGTAAATCACATTTAAACCAAGTGAGAGCAAGGGCCGGAGTTTATCTAGGTGCGACACTTTCTGCCCAAAGTGCGTGGCTAATTATGCGCGGAATGGAAACACTTTACCCGCGTATGAAAACACTGTGCAGTAGCGCTTTGTCCCTCGCAACATGGCTAGAACATCATCCACGAGTAAAGCGTGTTTTGTATCCTGGGCTTGCGTCACATCACCAATTTGAACTTGCACAGCAACAGATGGCAATTTTTGGCGGCATTATTGCATTCCAAGTAGATGACATAGATTTGATTCAACAGCGTTTTGTTAATGAATCACACGTTTTTTACTACGCGTTCTCAATTGGACATCAACGTAGCTTGGCTGTAGCGATGAAAACCGACGAGTTAGATCAGTCCACTTATCATTTCACCGAAGAAAAACGCGCCGCATTTCGAGCATTTGCTGGAGATGGGGTGATTCGCCTTTCTATTGGTTTAGAGGCTACGGAAGATTTACAGCAGGAACTTGAACACTTATTACGCTAA
- the atpE gene encoding F0F1 ATP synthase subunit C: protein MDIVSAVLYVAGALLIGLGAAGAASGIGNLAGKYLEGVARQPDLTPMLRTQFFMMMGLVDAVPMIGVGIGLYIIFAVA, encoded by the coding sequence ATGGATATCGTTAGCGCAGTTCTTTATGTAGCAGGTGCACTACTGATTGGTTTAGGTGCAGCAGGTGCTGCATCTGGTATCGGTAACCTGGCAGGTAAATATCTGGAAGGTGTAGCTCGTCAACCTGATTTGACCCCAATGCTTCGTACTCAGTTCTTCATGATGATGGGTCTGGTCGATGCGGTTCCTATGATCGGTGTTGGTATCGGTTTGTACATCATCTTCGCAGTAGCGTAA
- a CDS encoding transporter substrate-binding domain-containing protein: protein MKKFVKSTVASLVFACAALSTTQASAATSTLESVLNAGELKVCFDAGYMPFEMKSKDGRFIGFDIDLAKHMARSIGVKYEPVNTAWDGIIPALQTGKCDIIMAGMTITPERNLKVNFAQPYIVIGQSIILSKKLEGKIKSYKDLNDPKYTIATKLGTTGAEATKKYLPKAKLDLYDTEVDSVLQVTNGKADAFIYDFPYNAIYAAQHKGQIEHLSKPFTYEPLGWAVRQDDPNFLNFLNNYLRQIQGDGTYDRLYDKWFKSDSWLKNVQ, encoded by the coding sequence ATGAAAAAGTTTGTTAAGTCGACTGTAGCGAGTCTGGTTTTTGCTTGTGCTGCATTAAGTACCACTCAAGCTTCTGCTGCCACTTCAACTCTTGAAAGCGTGTTGAATGCGGGTGAACTAAAAGTGTGTTTTGATGCAGGTTATATGCCTTTCGAAATGAAATCAAAAGACGGTCGTTTTATTGGTTTTGATATCGATTTGGCAAAACACATGGCACGTTCCATCGGTGTGAAATATGAGCCAGTTAACACGGCGTGGGATGGTATCATTCCAGCTTTGCAGACAGGCAAATGTGACATCATCATGGCCGGTATGACCATCACTCCAGAACGTAACCTTAAGGTGAATTTTGCCCAACCTTATATCGTGATTGGTCAATCAATCATTCTATCGAAAAAGCTAGAAGGCAAAATTAAAAGCTACAAAGACTTAAATGATCCAAAATACACCATCGCAACAAAACTAGGTACTACGGGCGCAGAAGCGACTAAGAAATACCTACCTAAGGCGAAGTTAGACCTTTACGACACAGAAGTAGACTCAGTGCTACAGGTAACTAACGGTAAAGCGGACGCTTTCATCTACGACTTCCCTTATAACGCCATCTATGCCGCACAGCACAAAGGTCAAATTGAACACCTAAGTAAGCCGTTTACTTATGAACCTTTAGGTTGGGCTGTTCGTCAAGACGATCCTAATTTCCTTAACTTCTTGAATAACTATTTACGCCAAATTCAAGGGGATGGCACTTATGACCGTCTGTATGACAAATGGTTTAAATCAGACAGTTGGTTGAAAAACGTTCAGTAA
- a CDS encoding amino acid ABC transporter ATP-binding protein, with protein MVVAANVDKYYSNGCHALKDVSATIKRGEVVVIIGPSGSGKSTFLRTLNQLEEISSGTIHIDGMDMYAKSTDINQLRQNVGMVFQSFNLFPHKTALENVMLAPLKVAKRPQEEVEEDAKHLIERVGLSDRMNNYPSHLSGGQQQRVAIARALAMKPDLMLFDEPTSALDPEMVGEVLDVIKGLAAEGMTMVIVTHEMGFAREVADRVLFMEEGALLVDDTPTSVFDGTPHPRLQQFLAKVL; from the coding sequence ATTGTCGTCGCAGCCAATGTCGATAAATACTATTCCAATGGTTGCCATGCGCTAAAAGATGTTTCAGCGACCATCAAACGTGGTGAAGTTGTGGTGATCATTGGGCCATCTGGTTCAGGAAAGTCGACCTTCTTACGCACATTAAACCAATTGGAAGAGATCTCTTCTGGCACCATTCATATCGATGGTATGGATATGTACGCCAAATCGACCGATATCAACCAACTGCGTCAAAACGTAGGCATGGTGTTCCAAAGCTTTAACCTTTTTCCGCACAAGACCGCATTAGAGAATGTGATGCTGGCTCCGCTCAAAGTGGCAAAACGCCCACAAGAGGAAGTGGAAGAAGACGCCAAACACCTTATTGAACGTGTCGGTTTGTCGGACCGGATGAATAACTACCCATCGCATCTTTCTGGTGGTCAACAGCAGCGCGTTGCCATTGCACGTGCACTGGCAATGAAGCCAGACTTAATGTTGTTCGATGAGCCGACATCCGCCCTTGACCCTGAAATGGTCGGTGAAGTACTGGACGTTATCAAAGGGCTTGCTGCCGAAGGGATGACCATGGTTATCGTAACCCATGAAATGGGCTTTGCTCGTGAAGTGGCGGACCGAGTCCTCTTTATGGAAGAAGGCGCGCTTTTGGTGGACGATACGCCGACATCTGTGTTTGATGGTACACCTCACCCTCGTTTACAACAGTTTCTGGCTAAAGTGCTTTAG
- a CDS encoding F0F1 ATP synthase subunit delta codes for MSELTEIAQPYAKAAYDYAKENNALEQWQQMFDILDMILAQPVVEQAVASLDGEGSEESEIALLLHAGGELFDQYFQNFLKIMAESRRLSALVEVSSQFRELKAELEKTMQVTVCVSELLDDEQVVQITQALSAKLGKSIVLEQQLDPSLVGGVVIKADQMVIDGSVISNIGRLSTNLHA; via the coding sequence ATGTCTGAATTGACAGAAATCGCTCAACCTTATGCGAAAGCCGCCTATGACTACGCAAAAGAAAACAATGCGTTGGAACAGTGGCAGCAAATGTTCGACATCTTGGACATGATTCTCGCGCAACCTGTAGTTGAACAAGCAGTCGCATCGTTAGATGGGGAAGGGAGTGAAGAATCTGAAATCGCACTTCTTCTTCATGCTGGTGGTGAGCTATTTGACCAATACTTCCAGAACTTTCTGAAAATCATGGCAGAAAGCCGCCGTTTGAGTGCGTTAGTGGAAGTGAGCAGTCAATTTCGCGAGTTAAAAGCGGAACTTGAAAAAACTATGCAGGTAACCGTGTGTGTATCTGAATTGCTTGATGACGAGCAGGTTGTACAAATCACACAAGCGTTGAGTGCCAAATTGGGCAAATCCATCGTACTGGAACAACAACTTGATCCATCCCTAGTAGGTGGTGTGGTGATTAAAGCTGATCAAATGGTCATTGATGGCAGTGTCATCTCAAATATCGGCCGCCTCTCGACCAACCTACATGCGTAA